In Rhodospirillaceae bacterium, the sequence TCGATGACTGCCCCGCCCAGTGAATTGCCGTGCCCGCCCAAAAACTTGGTGGTTGAATGGACGATGATGTCCGCACCCCATTCAAAGGGGCGGCACAGGTAGGGGGTTGCCATGGTATTATCGACGATAAGCGGGATGCCAGCGTCTTTGGCTATGGCGGCGACGGCCTCAAGATCAACGACGATACCGCCCGGATTGGCCAGCACCTCAAGAAAAATCGCCTTGGTTTTGGGGGTGATGGCGGCGGCGAAGTTTTCCGGGTCCGTGGGGTCAACGAAATGGCATTTCCAGCCCAGTTTCTCGAAGCTGATACCAAACTGGGTAATTGATCCACCGTACAGATTCCGTGAAGCGACAAATTCATCACCGGGGCCGAGCAGGGTGAAGAAGGTAAGAAACTGCGCAGCGTGGCCGCTTGCGGCGCAAACAGCGGCGCGGCCACCTTCCAAATTGGCAAGTCGTTCCTCAAGCACTGCCACTGTCGGGTTGGTCAGGCGCGAATAAATAAAGCCGAAGGTTTGCAAATTAAATAAGTCGGCGGCGTGATCGGCATCATCAAAAACATAAGATGTGGTTTGGAAAATCGGTGTGTTGCGTGCACCGGTGGCCGGGTCCGGGTGGGCACCGGCGTGGATGGCGCGGGTTTCAAATCCGGCTTCGGGAGGAGATTTTTTGTTTCCGGTCATAATACTTCAGGCCCTCAATTTCGGACGCTTGGACGATATGATGCCCGTATTGATACCAGCCCAACCCAGTTCGCCAAACAGCCGCGCATATTCGATCTTGGGACAGCGATCCATTATAACGTTGAGACCTGCCGCTTCTGCTCTTTTGCCAGCGTCTTCGTTGATAACACCTAACTGCATCCAGATCACCGATATCCCTTTGGTTTCGGAAATACCAATGGCTTCATCGACAATTGGCCCGGCGGCATCGGATGTGCGAAAGATATCGACCATTTCAAAGCGCTCCGGAATATCACCGAGGCTGGCATAAACGGTCTCGCCGAGAATTTCCTTACCGGCGTGGCCGGGATTGACCGGGATCACCCGGTAGCCTTTTCCCTGCAGATATTTCATAGCGAAGTTCGATGGCCGGACCCATTTTGGCGATGCCCCAACCATGGCGATGGTACGGACATTTTTCAGGATATTCCTCAGCAAGTCATCACTGTACATCAGCGACCTTGCCAAGTTGGCTGACGTTTTTCCAGAAAGGCGTCGATGCCTTCCTCGGCGTCACGGGCCAGCATGTTGCGGGTCATGGTCTGGCTGGCGTAGGCATAGGCGGCTTCTACATCCATATCGATCTGGGCGTAGAAGGCTTCCTTGCCAATGGCCAGGGTTAAGGGTGATTTTGTGACCAGCTTGGCGGTGATGTCGGCAATTGTCTGATCAAGTTTGTCATCATCAACGGCCTTGTTGATCAGGCCCCAGCGTTCGGCTTGTTCAGCTTCAACCCTGTCGCCGGTGAGCAGCATTTCCATGGCCTGTTTACGCCCGACGTTGCGGCTGAGCGCGACCATGGGGGTCGAGCAAAACAGGCCGATGTGTACGCCAGGGGTGGCAAACCACGCCGAATGCCCTGCCACAGCCAGATCGCAAGTGGCAACCAGTTGGCATCCGGCGGCTGTCGCCAGGGCGTGGATACGGGCGATCACCGGTTGTGGAAGGCGGTTGATCGCCAGCATCATGCGCGAACATTGCTCGAACAGATCCAGATAATATTTCTCATCAGGATTGGCCCGCATTTCCTTCATGTCATGACCGGCGCAGAAGGCCGGACCGTTTGCGGCGATGACCACGGCGCGAACCGTTTCGTCAGTGGCAATGGTGGCGAGTTCGGCTTCAATGGCGCTCATCAAATCGACGGACAGGGCATTGCGCTGATCGGGCCGGTTCAGGGTCAGGGTTGCAACGCCCCCTAAGTCGTTACGTAAGATCAGCGCGGCGTCTGCTTGCTGTTGAGGTTGAGCGGTCATGATGTGCAGGGCTCCAGAAAGTATTGTAACAGAATTTTGCCGCTTTCGGGGCGTTCAAGACAAGGGATAATTGACGCTAACGTAAACGTCAACTAGCCTTTGTTGGCCGCTCACGTGAAAAGGATGAATGATCACGATGCCGAAGATGACGATTGAGGAATTCAACAAACTTTTGGCCGATGAAATGCCGTTTGCTGTCGATGCCGGTTTGCGACTGGAAGAAATACAACATGGCGAGGCGACCATGGTGTTGCCCTATGATGGCAGTATGCTGCGTCCCGGCGGGACAATTTCCGGGCCTTCCATGATGATGCTGGCCGATGCTGCCATGTACGCTGTCGTGCTG encodes:
- a CDS encoding enoyl-CoA hydratase, producing MTAQPQQQADAALILRNDLGGVATLTLNRPDQRNALSVDLMSAIEAELATIATDETVRAVVIAANGPAFCAGHDMKEMRANPDEKYYLDLFEQCSRMMLAINRLPQPVIARIHALATAAGCQLVATCDLAVAGHSAWFATPGVHIGLFCSTPMVALSRNVGRKQAMEMLLTGDRVEAEQAERWGLINKAVDDDKLDQTIADITAKLVTKSPLTLAIGKEAFYAQIDMDVEAAYAYASQTMTRNMLARDAEEGIDAFLEKRQPTWQGR